The Elgaria multicarinata webbii isolate HBS135686 ecotype San Diego chromosome 11, rElgMul1.1.pri, whole genome shotgun sequence genome segment GGGCTGCACAGGCCctgcagcctcaccatgggttaaataacccacggtgggctgtCATGTAAACAGCCCCATTTTAACCCAGTTCACACAACCACAGCTTGGTTAACTCTGCTGTGCGCACTGGCCGGATTTCCTTGATTATCTTTGCTGGCGTGTCTTGCCATGGCATAGCGCGTTTGAGGGGGCAGCAACCAccaaacagaccatgggttgttgttgggttatttgagggttgctgatCCTCCTCCCCAAACAAGCTATGCCCCACCCGGGTGTGGATGAGATGGCAAGCTATGCCAGAAGGGTACTTAGGGAAATCCGGCATGCAGAGCAGGGAATAAGCCTGCAAGCTTTTTGTCTCAAAGGCAACAAACCAGTCTGTAGCAGTTTTCCTCTCCAtcaggaacaggtcttttgtaaagctaatgagtcttaatgtcacattcaagaccaagccatcccCAAATACTTTGCTTTACAACAAGGtataatatattgttgctgggaaaattcattccagCTATTATGAGGATTTcagttaagctcagagggaacaaggaggTCTGATgggatgatgtcagcatccctgctgatcAAAACATCCCGGTGCCTTGTCCCTACAAGTCCTGGCTCCACTACCCCATCGAGTCTAACTGACTACATTTCTCTGCTGCAGCCTCCCTGACTACCACGTGGTGGAAATTGAGGCAACTGGGCCAGGGGGCTTCTCCGTCAGCACCAGGCGCAAGAACCCAGCTGCTTGTGGGGCCGTCACAGGGGCAGCCACCTTTGCTGCTTTCTGGAGCAGTTTGTTGGGTGAGGACCGAACCCTCCCATATTTGGAACCTCCCAACTCTCCATCCCGATCATGAGACAGCTTGCTCAAATGGCCCTAACAGCAACCACGTCCCTCATCCTTTGCTGTAGCATCTTAAGGACCGGCATCTTTTGCAGAGCTGTGCCTGGCCTTTCAGAGGACATTACAGGTCCCTCGCTGTGTTTTTAGCTTTCTTTTCCGTCTTTTCAAAAGGCCAGTCTCTAGCTCTTTACTTGTGGAGACATAAGGGGAAGGATGCAGGCAGCATCCTATATAACCGGTACgggtccttatgtagccaaaatggcaccacccacacACGGGAAGGATCAGCAGACTCAGGGAAAACCCAAAACTTGCAACAGTACGAACAAACTTCAGGGTGGGGAACTGGAAACAGTGCTATGACTGAACATGCTCACTAGGCACAGAATGCAGAGTGTGGGAGTGAGCATGTAATGGTATCCTGGaaaaggacatggctggctggctggaaggaaggaacattccatactacaacattttgttgcaggtcccacttgttgtACCTAACTGTTTACTAAAAAGtaaatttgctcctgcttcctaATATTCTGCCCAAGCAAGGCAAAGGCACTGTGATCACTAACAAGGACTAGACCCTTACATTTGAATGTTATAAcattaaactattttaaaattaatattatttaatACAACTAAATAATGTAACAATGTATTGAGATCCTGGTATCCGTGTTCTAGTTGTTCAGCACTGATTCTTCATCCCTTTATGCCCCTGGACTACATTTCTGGCTACGGGCTTGGAATTTTGGTAACTCATAATCCTAACATCAATCGCCTGAGCCTTTTAATCCTAACACCTGCATTCTACTAGTAAAGGTGTTACTTTTTATTTAATGCATTCTTGCGTTATATGGTGGCCAGAtgaaaaagatggcagggctcttgCACCGTCAACAGTTGTGTATAAGAGGAAATTTctacctctgctgaaattccctcttctacaaaactgttaaaagtgcaggagccctgtccagtTTTACATCCAGCCACCctactgcagctttccccaatctagtACCCGCCAAGTGGTcgagaatacaactcccatcatccctgcccattgtccatactggttggggatgatgggagttgtgtgcTAAAATAGCtggggccataagttgcccatctctaaattaaataataaagtcAGTAGTAGAATTATATCCCTGTTCGGCACCCAGCAAAGGCCCGGTGAGGCACCAAGACTGTGCAGGCATTCAAAACCTCTCTACTGAATCTGATTTAGGGTAGAGGGGAAAGGAACAGGATCGTGCCTCTTGGTCCCACCTTGACCTCCTACACACACTCAGCAAAATTTCTGGACGGGCCAACCACACGTGTACAAATTGCACCCTGGGTCCCAATCAGTTTTTACGCATAGAAACGCTTAGAAAAATTATGCGGAACTCGAGGGGCTGCAGAGGTGGGTCTAGCAACACATGGCCTGCAGGCCACATGCAGCCCCCGCTGCTGCCCCCCTCCAGTCCCTAATCATTTTCATTTCACCTGTTTGATTGTAGTTCATAAGGGGCAAAAGAAAGGACACCCCACCTAAGTTACCAAAACATGCCCATTCCTGGTCTAGCACGCCCATACACACTCTTTCTCCGAGGGTTCAATAGTGAGACTCATAACATAAGCACTTTTTCGAAGAACTAGGCGGTTGTGTGGACAGTGTCATTCCATTGTTTAGTCACTAGAGGCGACTTGACTTCATTATATCCGGGTACCGCCAGTATTTTCCAGTGGCTGTTCTGTTcatgtttgagagagagaataaCGTTTTTGTCTGGCTTCCCGACTGGTGGATCCTCTGAGCCTTCCATGGCAGCTGTTGAGGGATCAATGCAGGAAAGTGTCATAGGTGGAGGCAAGACTAATATCCAACAGGGTACAgcacaggctgcaatccttttatccacttacctgagagtaagccacacacatatataggattgcactgtttatcTAGCACAGAAGGCAAAGTCCCGCTTCAGAAAATCTGGGTGTCTTGGCAATTCTGCAGgaagttgggtgggtgggttttttgggggggatgtttGTTTTTGTGGGAAGGCAATGTTCTGGGCTCTGCTTGATCTCTTCTCTTTTCCTGCCTGCAGTATGCCAAGGTCACGGAGGTCGAGTCTATCTCTGCTGAGCTTTAAGGTGCCTGTTTTCAAGAGGATACGTGGAGGATGTCTGTTGGTGCCGGAGGTTCAATTACAGGGTGCACAGAATGCAGGGAAAGGCAGCAACAATTGAGCAAAGGAGACATATCTGTCCTTCCCGCCCTCCATGCTTTCAGTCTAGCAACAATAGAAACATTGAGCTAGCAATGCCTAGAGCTTCACCTCTGTCTCTTTCCGTAACtcagcgttcctcaacctggtgccctccagatatgtcagactacaactcccattatcccagccaccatggtcagggaCAATTAGAGTTTGTTTGTTGGATAAGTGTATGTAACACCCAACTGACAGATGTCCTTGGagcagtttacaatcataaacTTAAACGAAAACATCTCCGAaacaataaatgcaacaataaaaatatttttaaaaatatttttaaatatgaaaaGGTCAGAAGTAAAATTAATCATCAGAGTAACACATTAACAATTAAATGTCTCTTCACAGTGAAGACATcaggcagatctccctgggaaggagATTCTACAGATGTTTTGATCGAAcgacatccagagggccacagatTGCTCACCCCTGCCTCAAATGATGGCCTTTCTTTCCAAAGTCCACCAGAGTTCTCAGTCTATCAACCATCCACACCAATAAGTTTAAGTAGAGccgtgcacaagtggcctctcaaaattccccaccctatttgtggcagagaaattgggaggacaatttcaccaaatttctccagagggagaagaaattctccaacaatttctcacagctcGGCATCGCCATTGACAAGGGttgcagaacagcttctttcttctaacggattttgggttttttgcactgccaGTGCAAGTGGCAACACCATCCACTGTGTTGACAGCCTggcccacattttattttattagtttatttacatttatagaccactccccattcagaatttcagagcggtggacaaaataaaatagaacaaaaccagaataaaacacattaaaatacattattaaaagaaacaaagtacaaaataaactacggctggtcattaagggaaggcttcctggaacaacgttttcaggaggtgctggaaggaatacaaagttggtgcctgcctgacctccagaggcaggtagttccataggaagggggccaccacactgaaggctcttcccctggtggactccagttggacgATAGgtctatgtagaaccaccaggactatgcccttggatgacctcagtgacaatgccccacatacctagcatcactctagggcactgaggggagggaatgcagccaccacaaaaaataatggtgatggGAATAtacagaaaattctgaaaagtatctttttatttctaggaggtacgaaaagaaaaatctcaagaaTTTCCtttaagttttctttccccatgaaaggggcttccatttttctgcataATTCTCAGAGCagattataatttattttgagtgtgtgttgttggtgtttttgaccttaagtaatccctgtgaggtggctgaggggactgcctacatttttctttctattacacatctctctgcTGTTCTACAACCTCCCAGGCTGCTTCCACTCCCTGATCGGGGAAAAAGGCTCTAGGTGAGGAAttaattcatgatgtcttccccaaGGAGGcttcaggctgtcagagagatgaggacaggacactcacacacattccTCAGTCATTTCATAAGTAAGGTCAGCACCAGAACCCTGAACAAAACCCATGAgaatgaatttcttttcgaaagcaatttcttttctattgaattgaataagaatggttggattttttttcagtttaaatgttttattgtttcaaaaacacaaacatcgcaaaaacaacaaagaacatacaaagttaaaatgggcttccgattttctccacagcaaagataTAACAATATTtttcttactctataattacaaaaaaatcccctctttctattatcttaaagttttcttattcgttgaatccacagagaAACGAATCATTTTTTTCTAATTCCGCAAAAAAGtcaataagaggtttccattcgattataaacctagatgttgacttttctctaattattgacatACGTTTTGCCATCTCCACCAATTCCAACAActtcaccagccattcatccattgtaggtAATGTTGATCCTTTCCACTGTTTTGCACATAATAGTCTCGCTGCCGTTATCATATATAAGAAGAAGGTTCCATAATGGTTGAAAATTTtgtaggagaaattttcagcccagcactaactTAAAAGTCTGCAATCCTGTGTGTGCTTGCttaggagcaagtcccactgagcgTACATGAGAGACATCCCGAGAGAGAGAGGCTCCCTCATCAATTTTGGAGGGACAAGGAGTAAATGTTCCAAGCAGCACCCTCGGCAATAGTCACTACATCACTGGAAATTTCAATATCCTCTAGCGACAGAGGAATGGACAGATCACATACagttgtcaatttatttattttttaagaagtgATGCAAAAGAGACTGGGGAGAAAATCTGATCTCCCTTCCTGGACATTTAGcctaaataaaatttaaaaacttatGTTTTGGACAAACAACTTGActgctttccccttcccctttctcaCCTTGCTCTCTTCTTGTTAGATTCATTATTCCTCAAATTCCATTTCCATTTTGGGGGGGACCGGACATTGTTTGTATTTAGATTTGAGGCAGTCACCCACTTAAATAACTCTTACAGTAAATTTGCAAGCACACTTGCTAgggaataagcctcactgaattcagtggggcttactcctgagtaaagaTGCTAACCATTTGTCAGACATAACACAAAGTAAGCCATGTGTGTCTGTAAGAAACATTTCAAGTTTCACTGTCAGGTAATACATCTCCTAGAACCAATAGGATATGCACAAAATTGTctgatctcttcatcaggcaagatattacaaaaaCAGATGGGctggagagaggaagaagaaaaaattgaTTTGATGTTGAATCCAcggtcagagtcttaagatggaaTGGAGGAAGAGCTGCATACATTAAATGGATTGGTTTTACTAGGTGTCATGTAGGTTTCAGGTTACACCTAGGATTGCAGGGAACAAACACACACTTAATGGCTGATTCATGTAATGGGGAAATCATCCATTATGTGTTTGTTTATCTCAATAACCTGAAACCTGTATAATGCCTagaagagcagccttccctgacctggcatccttcagatgtgttggactgcaactcccaattaTGGGCGTTgctgtccaatacatctggaggctgccaggttggggacagcaGAGCTTTAGGACAGAAGTGAGCAGAAagcaaatctccagatgttttggacttcaacttccagaagcccctaccagcatgatcaacggtcaggaatgctgggagttgaagtccaaaacttctggagatctactttctgcccacccctgcctcatgGTAACTAACCTGGCGccatcaagatgttttggactacaattcccatcagccctatctagCACAGCCAATAATCAGCTACTAGGGGAGCTGTAttctaaaacatcaggagggcgcCAGGTTACATATCAATCTACTTAGGTCTGCAACCTTGTCCAGAACTGACCATGCTGACATCTAACTTTTAACATTGCCAGCCATCCCTGTATTTGCACCGGGTGCTGCACCGATAGAACTTCTCTCTGCAACACAGCTCTTAAAAGCACAACCCATCCGTCAGGAAAAACGCCcaaaacagccctccccaacttggtgtcctccagatgttttggacttcaactcgcaTCAGTCCCAGAGAGAATCAGGTAAGGGAGGCTGGGCTATAATTCACGAAAAGAAAATGTTGTTACTGACCTGGGAATAGTAGAAGCCATTGACACAGTCTATTCTGGGAACCATAGTTACCAGGGCTGCGCATCCGCACGCTTTTTATTGCACTGTTACTCACCCTCgcgctgcatgctgggagttgtagtcttctCTGTGTCACAATGGAGCTCTAGCTTCTATACCTGTATTATTATTACAGTCAGTCTCTCTCATCCTTCAGTCCTCCCCAGCTTCTGCCTCAATACATACCGGGGGCTGTAGTTTTCCCAATGCCCTGTTGGTGCATTTTGGGAACGGTGGTTCCCAGTTCACTTCCGTCCGGCCCGTGAAGCATGCCGGGAGTTGTGGTTCCATCCTGACGCCCAGGGCTTGTTGGGAAGCGTAGTTTCTCCCTCCTCTGCACAGTCAGACTGGCCTTAAAACAAGCCGTTTCGGGGACAgtcatggtggtggggagactttTGCGCTTCAGCTTCTTCAGGGTAAGATGTCTTCCATCCAGGTTTCCGGGGGGAAGGCGGGTGTTTCTTTTCCTCGCCGCGGCAGGCATTTGCCCAGAATGGAAAGTGGGTATTAGGCTGGGCAATGGTGGAAGGAATTTAAAAACAAGTCGGGAGGGTGCGGACGTGAGAAGTTACGGCAGCTTTTAAGCCCCGGAACCTGCTTGTACTGCCATGGAAACTCCTAATGAGGAGTGGTTTTGtagagcatgtacagagtgcgcTCCTCCGGGTaacgctctctctctcactcacacacacacaaccctacgAGATTGTAGGGGAAAGTATCTTAGTGGAAAAGACGCGGTTGTAGACTCGCCCGGCCATCTCTAGAAACTTTAATACTGCTTGTGGCATTGAGATTCCCCCAATCCATGCTGGCTGcggttggtgggagttgtagtccaagacatttggagggccccCAGCTGGAGACGCCTGGGCTAGGGCGACCAAGCATCTTAACGAGTCCAGGGCCTGGTTCCTTGGCAAATAAGCTGGTGGCTACTTATTTAAAAACGACAACAGTACTCTAATGATGAAATGAATTGTCCCTAGTTAGCTGGTGCAAATATTACTTGCCTTGGGAACTTGGTTAGCCGGGGACTGGCTGGGAAACGACAGTCTCTGCAAATTGCAATCGACTTCGTGTCTTTTAAAGCAAACGAACAAGGTTTCTGATCTTCAAATGTTCTTTAGGGTTGCGGAGGAGTGACAGTTTTTAATAGAATAGTTCAGAGGATTTTCAGTGGTGTCAGAAGAGACAGGAGGTAATGGTGGGGGTTATGGCCTAGATACATATCCTTTAAGGGTGCCTTATTCTGTAATAACTTCCGCTTGTGGCTTCCTACTACACAGATGAAGATATTCATTTCACTTACAGTTGTATCTTGAATTTCTGACTCTTGTGTTTAAAAGTGTTTaaaagatgtactgtatttcttcgattgtaagacgcacactaatttcagtaccactaacagaaaaaaaaaaacaccctaagactcACCTACGATTCTAGgacgcaccctatttttagagatgtttatatgggggggaaagtttgtctaagaattgaagaaatagggtatttgtgTGTTGTGCAGTTCAGTAGTGCCTGTGTTTTATTTTCTACCTCTAGCAGtaaatggtgtatgtgtgtgcgcttTGTTTGTATCCGGCTGTAGGGACTCCTGTGTGGAATTTGGGGGCATTTTATGTCACTGTGTACTTGGGGCTTTTGCGTTGAGGGTGGCGAAGAACCAGGCGCAGCCTCTGTCAGCGATTGGCCGAGTTTCCCTAATGTCACAGACGGGTGGGGCAGGCAGGAGAGTCTTTACCTGctattggctgagctgctgtgatcCTAGAGAAGGGCATATGGCAGGGATATAAGAGTCTGGGGAAAGAAGGGTGGAAGTGAAGGCAAGGGGGTAGGAGTCTGGACAAGTCGCTTATGGGCATGAGGGGCAAAAGAGAAGGCCAGAGGAAAGAATCTGAGAGGGCAAGGAAAAGCGGGAGACAGAATGGAAAGTTGGGAGACCTGCGGGTGGCTAGGAGGGGCAGAGGTGAGGAACCCGGAGGCGTTACTGGACATGGAAAAATGCAGGGCTCAATCTaaggctttctttttaaagtgccaTATGGAGGGGGGATTTTAGGGGGCCGCAATGCACAGGAAGGGGgttaatccttccctcccaaaCTGTTATCCCCGTGGAAATCCCCCTACCCCCGCCGCTGCCAATCTTAGGGAAAAAAACCTGCCTGTGTTAGGAAAAACCTCACATTAGCCTGAGTAGATTTCCTCCTCCTTAAGGTTAATTTCcatgtatgggggtgggggaggggcactgTAGCACATAGGGAAGaggaataataatataatatatttatttatttatttatttattacccacctctccctttggatcaaggcggggaacaatatcAGTACAAGAATCAGCACATCTTAAAAAATTCTTGATTCCACATTCATCTGGttggcctgccggaaaaggctagtcttcaaagcggtcttaaaatcacagagaaagttaattttacgaatctcctctcccttcccctccctagcTGCAGTCCCCTTTGAAAATTGCTCATGGCAGTtaagctgagggggggggggaaacaccttcCATTGACACCTGTTGACATTTCAAGCCCCATAGAAGAGATCTGGGCTTGTGGGCAATAGATTCAGGGCCAAGGCCCCATCAGCCCAGAGCTAGCAAAGCACTTCCAGAGAGCATATGCTGCTGTGAAATTACCGCCAGATCTTTGGCAGTAGGCCACTAATGGGATTGTATTGATTTGTCTGCCTTCTTCTCCCGCTTTGTGATTCTTACTGGGATTTATCTCCAGGGCTGATCTTCTTGGGGAGGCCCTTTCGGGCCGGTGTAGATGTGATGTCAGGGAACCCAGGACAAAACGCGGCATCTGGGCTTTACCACGAGCGGCAGCGCCTTGAGCTGTGTGCTGTCCATGCCCTCAACAATGTCCTGCAGGAACGACGTTTCACCCAGGAGGCGGCTGATGAGATCTGCAAGAAGTGAGTGGTTTGGGCGTCTGGTAGCTTGGCTTAGTGTTTGTATGGCTATAAACACTGCAAGTTCCCCACAGGATGTATACAGGATGCTCCTGTGATCAGTCTAAAGGAgagttctccaacctggtgccctccagggatgttagactacagctcccatcattcctgtccttgagccatgctagctgggagtgatgggagatgTATTTCAATATATCCAGAGGCCACCAAGTACCATCAGCATCCCCTGACCAACACCTGGTTTTGGTTCCAAAGAAAaactaaatacattaaaaatgtttattttgggATTCTGGGGAGATCAACTCTAAGTTCAGAATTAATTACGTAGTAACAGACCAATgggttgttttttccccctcataAGCCTGCCTACTAACATGACCATAATTTCAACTGCAAAACTTGAGAGTTTGCAAAATATGGAAACTGGATGGTGGGCAGCAAGAGGAGAAACGTGTTTGGGCTGGGAAATGTGGCTGGAGCGTGGAGTTGGACAAGTGGCTAGTCCTGGGTGATGCTTAGGCCTGTGTGTATATATTATGAATCCCATGGGCAAAATTGAGAGAAATGCGGTTTGGAGATTTTTTTCATCTATGTTCAGCTCTCAGGTTAGAATTTTAGGAAAGCAAGTAATTGTTTTCTTTTAAGTAgttattaaataattatttacTGGACTAAGTATTTGGTAGGTAGGAGGAGGGTGATTCAGTGTGCCTGTTCTAGCTGACCTGTTGGGTCCTGGAGTGTATCTGCATCATTTCCTTTATTTTCCACAATCTGACAATGATGAGGACTAGAAAACTGAAAGCTCCAGATGGAATTACTGCATGCCTCAAATGGAAAAGGTGAAGAGCTCCTCTCACAGGGCTCCATAGGTAGTGCTGCGCACGCACGCGCACCTCTTAAATGGGTCTTCTTTAAACCGCACACACCTCTTCTGCTCAATGTGCACCTGCCGCTCTCTGAAAGGGCCCCCTTCTCCTCGTGTGCTTTGAAGCTGTTGGTTCAGCTTCCTCATCACCGATGGAAGAGGCCACCTGCATCCTTCATGAGTGGAATGGGCAAATCCCAAGGTGTCTTGCATGAGACACTGAGATTCAGTTTCACTGAGAACCATTGGTCATCGTGACACTTTAATTAGCACCGTGCAGATAATATCTTGCACTCTGTAACCACTTCAGTGAAACAGGTGTAAGCTACACAAGTAAGCATCTGAAATACGGCTTCTTCTCCAGTATGGATCTCTTGATTTATAGTTCATTTATACTGTGTTGTTCTGGAACAACTAGGAGCCTGCGAGACTTCCCTGGGGTACAATATTTCTCTGGGAAAGCCAAGACAACAGTTATAAAGGAAGAAGTATGCATCCTTTATTCTTGATGTGTTTTCCAGGGTAACTCTCTGGGGATAAAGGGTTGTCCAGcttgaaacaaacacaaaaccaccCCAGCCAAACACTAATGTGTGAAATAACATGTTTAAAACGGAAGTAATTTCCTTCTGGACAAGGTTATGTGAACCTGAATGTACAAGAAAAGAACTATCTTAATACTACTCAtagtgatgatgacgatgatattTAATAATAACATAgtaccttccccaatctggtgccttccagatgttttagactgtggctcccatcagccccgagcactgaccatgctggtggggctgatgggagttgtagtccaataagtctggaggacaccagtgggggaaggctgatttaacatGTAATTCAAGGGAGGTAGCAAAGGAAAAGGAAGACGGAGGATAAATGTGGTAAGAATCAAATccttggtgccctccggatggtTTTGACCAGAAGTCTCAGCATCCCTGACTGTTGACGCTGCTTGCTTGGGCTGATGTAGGGCACCAGGAGGGAGAAGGCTGGCTTATAGGGAGTTGGGCCTATTTGCAGTAAGGgacaggggaaggaaggaagagaggtaGCATCATGCAGGAATTGTGGCAggcagttccaggcataaggggcagcaagggagaaaagaCGGGGTCATTTGGAGCAGTGAGACCTCAGCTATTCCCCAGTGCTTTATTCTGTTGTCTGTGTCCAGCACTCTGATGCTAAGACAagcctgtctttctttctttttccccgcTAACAGGCTGGCCCCCGATGCCAGGTGGAACCCCCACCGCAGCTTTCTGGGGACCGGGAACTATGACGTCAATGTCATCATGGCAGCTCTCCAAAGCGCCGGGCTAGAAGCCATCTGGTGGGACAAGCGCAGGTCAGGGAGCAAGCATCTACCTTTGCTTCttccagctgtccccaacctggtgccctccagttgtgttggactgcaactctcagcatcccccagctggcttggggatactgggagttgtagtccaatataatctcgagggcaacaggttggggacaTCTGGTTTCATCTGTCTCCTTCCCCTCTGCACAAGGGTGCCTTGCAAGCTCCAAGCTTCTGCAAGATTGCTACAAAAGCTGGCTTGCGAGCATCTGCCATTCCCTCTTCCAATAGGACACTCCTGCTTTCTGTTCACTTAATTtgctatatttctatactgcctttgtGCCAAATCGCCCAAGGCAGCTTGCCATTTCAAACATTAGCTTACTGTCAAAGATGCACGATGCGAAAGGAAGCAGGCGTGCGGAGGGCAGAGGAGAAATAAGCAGGCTCAGGTGCTAGCACTTTCACGCTgcgacgtggtggtggtggtggtgatgggagaacttgcagccttccagatgttgttggactccaactcccatcagtctcagccagcatggccaacggtcagggatgTTGGAAGTCAAACAGCCTCCAGAGGGCTGTGAtttccatcatccttgaccatgggctgataggagttgcagcccTCCCAGAGTT includes the following:
- the JOSD2 gene encoding josephin-2 isoform X1 translates to MGMRGKREGQRKESERARKSGRQNGKLGDLRVARRGRGLIFLGRPFRAGVDVMSGNPGQNAASGLYHERQRLELCAVHALNNVLQERRFTQEAADEICKKLAPDARWNPHRSFLGTGNYDVNVIMAALQSAGLEAIWWDKRRPLEQLSLEGVFGFIVNVPSNVCLGFLSLPLRRRHWFAVRQLDGIYYNLDSKLKAPAPIGGEADLRVFLQDVLSQGPCELLLVVPQETGEAGNWLSTVR
- the JOSD2 gene encoding josephin-2 isoform X2: MGMRGKREGQRKESERARKSGRQNGKLGDLRVARRGRGLIFLGRPFRAGVDVMSGNPGQNAASGLYHERQRLELCAVHALNNVLQERRFTQEAADEICKKPLEQLSLEGVFGFIVNVPSNVCLGFLSLPLRRRHWFAVRQLDGIYYNLDSKLKAPAPIGGEADLRVFLQDVLSQGPCELLLVVPQETGEAGNWLSTVR